In Achromobacter spanius, the following proteins share a genomic window:
- the dapA gene encoding 4-hydroxy-tetrahydrodipicolinate synthase, with the protein MASPATAAGVNFQGSLVALVTPMQPDGSLDYAAYRSLIDWHVQEGTDALVVVGTTGESPTVSMEEHAELIRVAVEHAAGRIPVIAGVGANSTDEAIHLANHAKAVGAHAGLSVVPYYNKPSQEGLYRHFRAIAEAVDLPTILYNVPGRTVADMSNETVLRLAQVPGIIGIKDATGDIARGGLLLREAPADFQVFSGDDPTAAALILLGARGNISVTANVAPKLMRDLCAAALAGDVPKVRELNAYLARLNKALFVEANPIPVKWALAEMGRSALGYRLPLVELGTQNHEVVRRALQETGLL; encoded by the coding sequence ATGGCATCCCCTGCAACCGCCGCAGGCGTTAATTTCCAGGGCAGCTTGGTGGCCCTGGTCACTCCCATGCAGCCCGACGGCAGCTTGGACTACGCTGCCTACCGGTCACTGATCGACTGGCACGTCCAGGAAGGAACCGACGCGCTCGTGGTGGTGGGCACCACCGGGGAATCGCCCACGGTTTCCATGGAAGAACACGCGGAATTGATCCGCGTTGCGGTGGAACATGCCGCGGGTCGCATCCCGGTCATCGCCGGCGTGGGCGCCAACTCCACCGACGAAGCCATCCATCTGGCCAACCACGCGAAGGCCGTGGGCGCGCATGCCGGGCTGTCGGTCGTTCCCTATTACAACAAGCCGTCGCAAGAAGGCCTGTACCGCCACTTCCGCGCCATCGCGGAAGCCGTCGACCTGCCCACCATCCTGTACAACGTGCCGGGCCGCACCGTGGCCGACATGTCCAATGAAACGGTTCTGCGCCTGGCGCAGGTTCCCGGCATCATCGGCATCAAGGACGCCACCGGCGACATCGCCCGCGGTGGCTTGCTGCTGCGTGAAGCGCCGGCTGATTTCCAGGTTTTCAGTGGCGATGACCCCACCGCCGCCGCTCTGATCCTGCTGGGCGCGCGCGGCAATATCTCCGTGACCGCCAACGTGGCCCCCAAGCTCATGCGCGACCTCTGTGCCGCCGCGCTGGCGGGCGACGTGCCGAAGGTGCGTGAACTTAATGCCTACCTGGCGCGTCTGAACAAGGCTTTGTTCGTTGAAGCCAATCCCATCCCCGTCAAGTGGGCGTTGGCCGAAATGGGCCGCAGCGCACTGGGCTACCGGCTCCCGCTGGTTGAACTGGGTACGCAGAACCACGAAGTCGTGCGTCGCGCGCTCCAGGAAACGGGTCTGCTCTAA
- a CDS encoding site-2 protease family protein — protein sequence MNDLIQTIAVYAIPVIFAITLHEAAHGYVARMFGDPTAYEAGRISLNPARHIDPIGTLLVPVAILLASKLLGSPGMLFGWAKPVPVDFGRLRRPKRDMLWVALAGPAANLVMAIMWAFSLRLMLESGMQESFWFQMGVAGVNINLVLMALNLLPILPLDGGRILFSLLPNRLAWQYSKIEPYGLVIVIVLLVTDVLWLLMRPVYELGTTIVQWFL from the coding sequence ATGAACGACCTCATTCAAACCATTGCCGTCTACGCGATCCCGGTCATTTTCGCCATCACGCTGCATGAAGCCGCTCACGGCTATGTGGCGCGCATGTTCGGCGATCCCACGGCGTACGAAGCGGGGCGCATCAGCCTGAATCCGGCGCGGCATATTGACCCGATCGGCACGCTGCTTGTGCCAGTGGCCATCTTGCTGGCGTCCAAGCTGTTGGGCAGCCCGGGCATGCTGTTTGGCTGGGCCAAGCCCGTGCCGGTGGACTTCGGGCGCTTGCGCCGGCCCAAGCGCGACATGCTGTGGGTGGCGCTGGCGGGGCCTGCCGCAAATCTGGTCATGGCGATCATGTGGGCGTTTTCACTGCGCCTGATGCTGGAATCCGGCATGCAGGAATCCTTCTGGTTCCAGATGGGCGTGGCGGGAGTGAACATCAACCTGGTGTTGATGGCGCTCAACCTGCTGCCGATCCTGCCGCTGGACGGGGGACGCATCCTGTTCAGCCTGCTGCCGAATCGCCTGGCCTGGCAGTACTCGAAAATCGAGCCCTATGGGCTGGTGATTGTCATCGTGTTGCTGGTCACCGATGTGCTCTGGCTTTTGATGCGCCCGGTGTATGAGCTTGGAACGACCATCGTTCAGTGGTTTCTGTAG
- a CDS encoding L-threonylcarbamoyladenylate synthase, giving the protein MALHLSIHPANPQPRLLKQAAQWLNDGGLVAVPTDSSYAVVARLDDKDAADGLRRLRGLDERHHLTLLCRDLAEIGHFARVDNKQYRLLKAATPGPWTFILEATKEVPRRVSHPSRKTIGIRVPDHLVMLGLLEQVGAPLLSTTLIPKDEIDALNDAEAIRERYDHDLAAIIDAGACPQSPTTVIDLTSDDPVVVRVGRGDPATLGLA; this is encoded by the coding sequence ATGGCTCTGCATTTATCTATTCATCCTGCGAATCCTCAACCTCGCCTGCTCAAGCAGGCAGCCCAATGGCTGAACGATGGGGGCCTCGTGGCCGTACCCACCGATTCCAGCTACGCCGTTGTCGCACGGCTGGACGACAAAGACGCCGCGGACGGCCTGCGCCGGCTACGCGGTCTGGACGAAAGACATCACCTGACGCTGCTGTGCCGTGACTTGGCCGAAATCGGCCATTTCGCGCGGGTCGACAACAAGCAATACCGCTTGTTGAAGGCTGCCACGCCGGGTCCGTGGACCTTCATTCTTGAAGCCACCAAGGAAGTGCCGCGGCGCGTATCGCACCCGTCGCGCAAGACCATCGGCATTCGCGTCCCCGATCACCTCGTGATGCTGGGCCTGCTGGAGCAAGTCGGCGCGCCGCTGCTTTCCACCACCCTCATTCCCAAGGACGAAATCGACGCGTTGAACGACGCCGAAGCCATCCGCGAACGCTACGACCACGATCTGGCCGCCATCATCGACGCGGGCGCCTGCCCGCAGTCACCCACCACCGTCATCGACCTGACCAGCGACGATCCCGTCGTGGTCCGCGTGGGCCGCGGCGACCCGGCCACGCTTGGTCTTGCCTGA
- the ypfJ gene encoding KPN_02809 family neutral zinc metallopeptidase: MRLDDSRESDNVEDRRSRGPRIGGRGTIGIGTIVLALVAMYFGVDPSVVLQMAEGPPATQQAPATQPPANDPQARFVAKVLGETEDTWAAIFQKDLNRQYVAPKLVLFRGATPTACGTGQSAMGPFYCPGDSKVYIDLAFFDELQNQFKAPGDFAQAYVIAHEVGHHVQHLLGISDQVDQLRRRNPAQANALSVRVELQADCFAGLWAQRANAARNILEGGDIEEALGAATAIGDDRLQKQAQGYAVPDSFTHGSSAQRVRWFKRGLESGNIKQCDTFGASTL; encoded by the coding sequence ATGCGCCTCGATGACTCGCGCGAAAGCGACAACGTTGAAGACCGACGGTCTCGCGGCCCCCGTATCGGCGGCCGAGGCACCATCGGCATCGGTACGATAGTACTTGCCTTGGTGGCCATGTACTTCGGCGTGGACCCCAGCGTGGTCCTGCAGATGGCCGAAGGCCCGCCCGCAACGCAGCAAGCGCCCGCGACCCAGCCGCCCGCCAACGACCCGCAAGCGCGCTTCGTGGCCAAGGTGCTGGGCGAAACCGAAGACACCTGGGCCGCCATCTTTCAGAAAGACCTGAACCGCCAATACGTCGCACCCAAGCTGGTGCTGTTCCGTGGCGCCACGCCCACCGCGTGTGGCACGGGCCAGTCCGCGATGGGGCCGTTCTACTGCCCGGGCGACAGCAAGGTGTATATCGACCTGGCGTTCTTCGATGAATTGCAGAACCAGTTCAAGGCGCCGGGCGATTTCGCGCAAGCCTATGTGATCGCGCACGAAGTCGGACACCACGTGCAGCATCTGCTGGGCATTTCGGATCAGGTGGATCAACTGCGCCGCCGCAATCCGGCCCAAGCCAATGCGCTGTCGGTGCGGGTGGAGTTGCAGGCCGACTGCTTTGCCGGCTTGTGGGCGCAGCGCGCCAATGCGGCTCGCAACATTCTGGAAGGTGGGGATATCGAAGAAGCGCTGGGCGCGGCCACCGCCATCGGCGACGACCGCCTGCAAAAGCAGGCGCAAGGCTATGCCGTGCCAGACTCTTTCACCCATGGATCATCCGCGCAGCGCGTGCGCTGGTTCAAGCGCGGCCTGGAAAGCGGCAACATCAAGCAGTGCGATACGTTCGGGGCCAGCACGCTATAG
- a CDS encoding DUF1828 domain-containing protein, translating into MSNFLEASGWTVLPAGEHAIRAVAPMTLGLDGQHAAFFIAHPDDATFYLTDACETSMHASSYGIEIGPKRIDMLNETPGVSLAHFDRDGAIVASGPNEQLQEALWDAVKLAMALSFQCAKWMPKFSQLRFRAQVGRALAEGVGANRMVKGARAKGSSGHTADFAFAVRAAGSTALTYIEPIALKAGKKMDWTQVYQTHGKMSDVKMADARNSRMVILEDGATAEEFKKAVTILEQSATVQTLAKTRDWREVFSG; encoded by the coding sequence ATGAGCAATTTTCTGGAAGCCTCCGGCTGGACCGTCCTGCCGGCCGGTGAACATGCCATTCGCGCCGTCGCCCCCATGACCTTGGGGCTGGACGGCCAGCACGCGGCCTTCTTCATCGCGCACCCGGACGACGCCACGTTCTATCTGACCGACGCCTGTGAGACCTCGATGCACGCCTCCAGCTACGGCATCGAGATAGGCCCCAAACGCATCGACATGCTGAATGAAACGCCCGGCGTCAGCCTGGCGCATTTCGACCGCGACGGCGCCATCGTGGCCAGCGGCCCGAACGAGCAGTTGCAGGAAGCCTTGTGGGACGCGGTGAAGCTGGCGATGGCGCTATCGTTCCAATGCGCCAAGTGGATGCCCAAGTTCAGCCAACTGCGTTTTCGCGCCCAGGTGGGCCGCGCGCTGGCTGAAGGTGTGGGCGCAAACCGCATGGTCAAGGGCGCGCGCGCCAAGGGCAGCAGCGGCCACACGGCCGACTTCGCGTTCGCCGTCCGCGCGGCGGGCAGCACGGCGCTGACCTACATCGAGCCGATTGCGCTGAAGGCCGGCAAGAAGATGGACTGGACGCAGGTCTATCAAACCCACGGCAAGATGTCGGACGTAAAGATGGCCGACGCCCGCAACTCGCGCATGGTCATCCTGGAAGACGGCGCCACGGCCGAGGAATTCAAAAAGGCCGTGACCATACTGGAACAGTCCGCAACCGTGCAGACGCTGGCCAAGACGCGCGATTGGCGGGAAGTCTTTTCCGGCTAG
- a CDS encoding N-acetyltransferase encodes MPTLALHAFRFPSRFVTELRIDVNHAPEEVERELDAIHTRMQRSSDRLHGLPQVRTDIPGIVLRYREADGEYYVYVVDVRRDRVAGYTVFNRLIEVGKRADPFVRAPHSKYAAPYQGMGLATAVYRWGLDAGLCIISGARQSPGAHRLWMGLARDYELGFVDLRRKQLRYLGKQVRPQVLEDLHTRMIMLGRGWDLPDYMQATGMISSEDALSQQRLGKSL; translated from the coding sequence TTGCCTACGTTGGCGCTGCACGCATTCCGTTTTCCCAGCCGTTTCGTCACGGAGCTTCGCATTGATGTCAATCACGCGCCAGAAGAAGTCGAGCGTGAACTCGACGCCATCCACACGCGGATGCAGCGGTCGTCAGACCGGTTGCATGGGCTGCCGCAGGTGCGGACGGACATCCCCGGCATCGTGCTGCGTTATCGCGAAGCCGACGGCGAGTACTACGTGTATGTGGTGGATGTGCGGCGCGACCGCGTGGCGGGCTACACGGTCTTCAACCGCTTGATTGAAGTAGGCAAGCGGGCAGACCCTTTCGTGCGCGCGCCGCATTCCAAATACGCCGCGCCGTATCAGGGCATGGGGCTTGCCACGGCGGTTTACCGCTGGGGCCTGGATGCGGGCCTGTGCATCATCAGCGGCGCGCGCCAATCGCCCGGCGCGCATCGGCTATGGATGGGCCTGGCGCGCGACTACGAGCTGGGCTTTGTGGATTTGCGGCGCAAGCAATTGCGCTATCTGGGCAAGCAGGTACGGCCCCAGGTGCTTGAAGACCTGCACACCCGCATGATCATGCTGGGGCGCGGCTGGGATCTGCCCGATTACATGCAGGCAACAGGGATGATTTCGTCCGAAGATGCGCTTTCGCAACAGAGGCTAGGGAAATCCCTGTGA
- a CDS encoding ArsR/SmtB family transcription factor, which translates to MESEFADINLSGVAGAIADPARARMLCLLLDGRARTATELAAAADIGASTASSHFQRLREQGLVDMAVQGKHRYYRLANGEVGHALEALLVVAGAERVPFKPNTPSALREARTCYDHMAGTLAVRIHDAMVARHWLAADGRDYTLTPLGEASLAQVGVDVTQARQRRRRFACACLDWSERRSHLGGALGAALLSALVDRGWIEKSLDSRALSVTRKGARQFPAFFGAPDAQAAHDGLHGDTHAAA; encoded by the coding sequence ATGGAATCCGAGTTCGCCGACATCAATCTCTCGGGCGTGGCGGGCGCCATTGCCGACCCGGCCCGCGCCCGCATGCTGTGCCTGCTGCTGGACGGGCGCGCGCGCACGGCGACCGAGCTGGCCGCCGCCGCCGATATCGGTGCGTCCACGGCCAGCAGCCATTTTCAGCGCCTGCGTGAACAGGGCCTGGTCGACATGGCCGTGCAAGGCAAGCATCGCTACTATCGCCTGGCCAATGGCGAAGTGGGGCATGCGCTGGAAGCCTTGCTGGTGGTGGCGGGCGCCGAGCGCGTGCCCTTCAAGCCCAATACGCCGTCGGCGCTGCGCGAGGCCCGCACCTGCTATGACCATATGGCAGGCACGCTGGCTGTGCGAATTCACGACGCCATGGTCGCGCGCCATTGGCTGGCGGCTGATGGCCGTGACTACACGCTGACCCCGTTGGGCGAGGCTTCTTTGGCGCAGGTGGGGGTGGACGTGACCCAAGCGCGGCAGCGCCGCCGCCGCTTTGCCTGCGCCTGCCTGGACTGGAGCGAGCGTCGTTCGCACCTGGGCGGCGCACTGGGCGCGGCCTTGCTAAGCGCCTTGGTGGACCGAGGCTGGATCGAAAAAAGCCTGGATTCGCGCGCGCTGTCGGTCACGCGAAAAGGTGCGCGGCAGTTCCCGGCTTTCTTCGGCGCTCCGGATGCGCAGGCCGCCCACGACGGGCTGCATGGGGACACGCATGCAGCGGCATAG
- a CDS encoding MFS transporter, translating into MSTPSAFFGWKVLAGTFVLAIFGWGVGFYGPPVFLHAVVQRTGWSVALVSGAVTLHFLSGTVVVANLPRLYRRIGVPQVTFGGAVLLALGVTGWSMAVAPWQLYGAAMLSGMGWVALGAAAVNALIAPWFVRRRPAALGMAYNGASVGGIVFSPLWVFLIAQAGFAQAAWWVGAVMVVVIALLARKVFSVTPQQLGQLPDGDDAALPVAASSAPLPRVPRLWRDRAFLTLAGGMALGLFAQIGLIAHLLSLLAPLLGAQTAGIAMGLATAAAIAGRTIVGALMPAGADRRKVACVAYAVQICGSLTLMLAADHQWAVWLGVILFGSGIGNATSLPPLIAQTEFAREDSLRVVPLIVALSQGAYAFAPALFGLLRAVLDASGQAMIGFLAAAALLQCAAIVCFAAGRGHAAARVAPPAATAATAATAATAAIKPAAPGAPPARP; encoded by the coding sequence ATGTCTACCCCTTCCGCGTTCTTCGGTTGGAAAGTCCTTGCCGGCACGTTCGTGCTGGCCATCTTCGGCTGGGGCGTGGGCTTTTACGGCCCGCCCGTGTTCCTGCACGCCGTGGTGCAACGCACCGGTTGGAGCGTGGCGCTGGTCTCCGGCGCCGTCACGCTGCACTTTCTTAGCGGCACCGTGGTCGTCGCCAACCTGCCCCGCCTGTACCGCCGCATCGGCGTGCCGCAGGTCACCTTCGGCGGCGCGGTGCTGCTGGCGCTGGGTGTGACCGGTTGGTCAATGGCCGTGGCGCCGTGGCAGTTGTATGGCGCCGCGATGTTGAGCGGCATGGGCTGGGTGGCGTTGGGTGCCGCCGCGGTCAATGCGCTGATCGCACCGTGGTTCGTGCGACGGCGGCCGGCCGCGCTGGGCATGGCCTATAACGGCGCCAGCGTGGGCGGTATTGTGTTCTCGCCGCTGTGGGTGTTTTTGATCGCGCAGGCGGGCTTTGCCCAGGCTGCCTGGTGGGTCGGCGCGGTGATGGTGGTGGTGATTGCTCTGCTGGCGCGCAAGGTGTTTTCGGTCACGCCGCAGCAGTTGGGCCAATTGCCCGACGGCGATGACGCCGCCCTGCCGGTTGCGGCGTCGTCCGCCCCCCTGCCGCGCGTTCCCCGCTTGTGGCGTGACCGCGCCTTTCTGACGCTGGCGGGCGGCATGGCGCTGGGTCTGTTCGCCCAGATCGGGCTGATCGCGCATCTGCTGTCGCTACTGGCGCCGCTGCTGGGCGCGCAAACGGCCGGCATCGCGATGGGCCTGGCCACGGCGGCGGCCATCGCCGGCCGCACCATCGTGGGTGCGTTGATGCCCGCCGGCGCGGATCGGCGCAAGGTCGCGTGCGTGGCCTACGCCGTGCAAATCTGCGGGTCGCTCACGCTGATGCTGGCGGCCGACCATCAATGGGCGGTGTGGCTGGGCGTCATCCTGTTCGGGTCGGGCATCGGCAATGCCACGTCGTTGCCGCCGCTGATCGCGCAAACGGAATTCGCGCGTGAAGACAGCCTGCGCGTGGTGCCGTTGATTGTGGCGCTGTCGCAAGGCGCCTACGCCTTTGCGCCCGCGCTGTTCGGCCTGCTGCGCGCAGTGCTGGATGCAAGCGGGCAGGCGATGATCGGCTTCCTGGCGGCGGCGGCCCTGTTGCAGTGCGCGGCCATCGTCTGCTTCGCAGCCGGACGCGGCCATGCGGCGGCGCGGGTTGCGCCGCCTGCGGCCACTGCGGCCACTGCGGCCACTGCCGCCACTGCCGCCATCAAGCCGGCGGCCCCCGGCGCGCCACCAGCGCGGCCATGA
- a CDS encoding FMN-binding negative transcriptional regulator, with the protein MYLPSAFREDDLAVQHDFIRAHPLGVVMTSGEGGLMANHIPCLLYPEGDHGVLRLHVARANPQLAHLAAGQECLIAFHGAQAYITPSWYATKADTHKVVPTWNFVAVHVWGTPVIQDDPAWLRAQLEALTASQEKARVQPWSVDEAPADFIAAQMRAIIGVEIPISRIEGKWKVSQNRTPADREGVAQGLANEAGDAVMAALVARRGPPA; encoded by the coding sequence ATGTACCTGCCATCCGCTTTCCGTGAAGACGACCTTGCCGTCCAGCACGACTTTATCCGCGCCCATCCGCTGGGCGTCGTCATGACCAGCGGCGAGGGCGGCTTGATGGCCAACCATATCCCCTGTCTGCTCTATCCCGAAGGCGACCATGGCGTGCTGCGCCTGCACGTGGCGCGCGCCAATCCGCAGCTTGCGCATCTGGCGGCGGGGCAGGAATGCCTGATCGCATTCCATGGCGCACAGGCCTACATCACGCCGTCCTGGTACGCGACCAAGGCCGACACGCACAAGGTGGTGCCTACGTGGAATTTCGTGGCGGTGCATGTGTGGGGCACGCCGGTTATCCAGGATGATCCCGCCTGGCTGCGCGCGCAGTTGGAGGCGCTGACCGCCAGCCAGGAAAAGGCGCGCGTGCAGCCTTGGAGCGTGGACGAGGCGCCAGCGGATTTCATTGCGGCGCAGATGCGGGCCATTATTGGGGTGGAGATCCCGATATCGCGCATCGAAGGCAAATGGAAGGTCAGCCAGAACCGGACGCCGGCCGACCGCGAGGGCGTGGCGCAAGGGCTGGCCAACGAAGCCGGCGACGCGGTCATGGCCGCGCTGGTGGCGCGCCGGGGGCCGCCGGCTTGA
- a CDS encoding DUF4105 domain-containing protein, giving the protein MTASILLGITITLVAAWGALALWIRAPLAPMARGLLTLAWLMLALAALAALAWPTWRAAGYGFALATLALGIWWARIRPSNDRTWIPEVSSQTHGEVDGDQVTLHNVRNFEWRSRTDFTPHWETRRYALDTLQSVDVALSYWGRPAIAHALVSFGFGDDQYVVFSVEIRRKEGDRFSEIGGFFKRYELSLIASTEEDSLRVRTNVRGEDSYLYRIHMPPDNARSLFLAYVDSANRLRDTPRFYHTLTANCTTIVFQMARRIVPGLPLDYRQLASGYLPEYFFDLRVLQGADSAAQYRELGRYTDRARAHGDAAGFSRIIRQGVPGIDPS; this is encoded by the coding sequence ATGACCGCTTCCATCTTGCTTGGCATCACCATCACGCTGGTTGCCGCCTGGGGCGCGCTGGCGTTGTGGATACGCGCGCCCTTGGCCCCCATGGCAAGGGGCTTGCTGACGCTGGCCTGGTTGATGCTGGCGTTGGCGGCATTGGCCGCACTGGCCTGGCCCACATGGCGCGCCGCCGGCTACGGCTTCGCGCTGGCCACGCTGGCGCTAGGCATCTGGTGGGCGCGCATCCGCCCATCAAACGATCGGACATGGATCCCGGAAGTCTCAAGCCAAACACACGGCGAGGTCGACGGCGACCAGGTCACGCTGCACAACGTGCGCAACTTCGAGTGGCGCAGCCGCACCGACTTCACGCCCCACTGGGAAACCCGCCGCTACGCGCTGGATACGCTGCAATCCGTGGACGTGGCGCTGTCGTACTGGGGCCGCCCGGCCATTGCCCACGCCTTGGTGTCGTTTGGTTTCGGCGATGATCAATACGTGGTGTTCTCGGTAGAGATCCGCCGCAAAGAAGGCGACCGCTTTTCCGAGATAGGTGGCTTTTTCAAGCGGTACGAGCTGAGCCTGATTGCGTCGACAGAAGAAGACAGCCTGCGCGTACGCACCAACGTGCGCGGCGAAGACAGCTACCTGTACCGCATCCATATGCCGCCGGACAATGCGCGTTCGTTGTTCCTGGCCTATGTGGACAGCGCGAACCGGCTGCGCGACACGCCCCGCTTCTATCACACGCTGACGGCCAACTGCACCACCATCGTGTTCCAGATGGCGCGGCGCATCGTGCCCGGCCTGCCGCTGGACTACCGCCAACTGGCATCGGGCTACCTGCCCGAGTACTTCTTCGACCTGCGCGTGCTGCAGGGCGCGGACAGCGCCGCGCAGTATCGCGAGCTGGGCCGCTATACCGACCGGGCACGCGCTCACGGGGATGCCGCCGGGTTTTCTCGGATCATCCGGCAGGGCGTACCTGGCATCGACCCTTCGTAG
- a CDS encoding carboxymuconolactone decarboxylase family protein: MSIRLDYAQASPDGYKAFGAVYAYLHDCGLSKTLVNLVFLRVSQINGCAYCIDMHSRDLIKQGVTVDKLVLVPVWHEAGAVFTQQERAAFAWAESVTRVADTGVPDEDYAAAAAEFNDKELADLTYAIGLMNAFNRLGVSFRATPAATKAAEKAAR, from the coding sequence ATGAGCATTCGCCTCGACTACGCCCAAGCTTCGCCCGACGGTTACAAGGCCTTCGGCGCGGTATATGCCTATCTGCATGACTGCGGGCTGTCCAAGACCTTGGTCAACCTCGTCTTCCTGCGGGTATCGCAGATCAATGGTTGCGCCTACTGCATCGACATGCATTCGCGTGACCTGATCAAGCAGGGCGTGACCGTGGACAAGCTGGTGCTGGTGCCGGTGTGGCACGAAGCGGGCGCCGTGTTCACGCAGCAGGAACGCGCGGCGTTTGCCTGGGCGGAAAGCGTGACGCGCGTGGCGGATACCGGCGTGCCCGATGAGGACTATGCGGCGGCTGCCGCTGAATTCAACGACAAGGAACTGGCGGACCTGACCTACGCGATCGGGCTGATGAACGCCTTCAATCGTCTGGGCGTGTCGTTCAGGGCCACGCCGGCCGCCACCAAGGCGGCGGAGAAGGCGGCGCGCTAA
- a CDS encoding phage tail protein gives MQKDVFQTGDHGLYLYKSIANELAFTPGAFNIPYGAFEDAPPAPPAGKWPQRVGEAWIMVDDYRTTPLWVVETGASYSLGAEHDGAGGKVSYPGRGRLPAWLTGTEPPRPAEVASVET, from the coding sequence ATGCAGAAAGACGTGTTCCAGACCGGCGACCACGGTCTATATCTTTACAAGTCAATCGCCAACGAGCTGGCGTTCACGCCCGGCGCGTTCAACATCCCCTATGGCGCATTCGAGGACGCGCCGCCGGCCCCGCCCGCAGGAAAATGGCCGCAGCGAGTGGGCGAAGCTTGGATCATGGTCGACGACTATCGCACCACGCCTTTATGGGTGGTGGAGACTGGCGCCTCGTACTCGCTTGGTGCCGAGCATGACGGCGCCGGCGGCAAAGTCAGCTATCCGGGCAGGGGGAGGCTGCCGGCATGGTTGACCGGAACAGAGCCGCCGCGACCGGCTGAAGTGGCTTCGGTGGAGACTTAG
- a CDS encoding DUF2612 domain-containing protein — translation MDLNQDHAQVAWGHWLGQFQTKRRLEALVKALLKPAQGLQGALRALYEDRWLDTAVGRQLDGIGEIVGLPRVIDEAIYLRFFGFDGQPNVGGFGVARLRRANERALAGSTTLLDAEYRKLLYWKIALNNGHGTTPEIASSLKPIFDVTRVVVQNAGNAKIRIWVSRIPGPNDPLMANPYKWVPQAAGVGVQLITGSTEKPFGFREQGFFGFGVGVLARGIY, via the coding sequence ATGGATTTGAACCAAGACCATGCACAGGTGGCCTGGGGCCATTGGCTGGGGCAGTTCCAAACCAAGCGGCGACTGGAAGCGCTGGTCAAGGCGCTGCTCAAGCCCGCTCAGGGGCTGCAAGGCGCGTTGCGCGCGCTTTACGAAGACCGTTGGCTGGATACGGCGGTCGGCCGGCAGTTGGACGGCATCGGCGAGATCGTGGGCTTGCCCCGTGTCATCGATGAAGCGATCTACCTCCGGTTCTTCGGTTTCGACGGGCAGCCGAACGTGGGGGGCTTTGGCGTTGCGCGGTTGCGCCGCGCCAACGAGCGCGCCCTGGCCGGGTCCACCACGCTGCTTGATGCCGAATACCGCAAGTTGCTGTACTGGAAGATCGCCTTGAACAACGGCCACGGCACCACGCCCGAGATCGCCAGTTCGCTCAAGCCGATCTTCGATGTGACGCGGGTCGTGGTGCAAAACGCCGGCAACGCAAAGATCCGCATCTGGGTCAGCCGCATTCCCGGCCCCAACGACCCACTCATGGCCAACCCCTACAAGTGGGTGCCCCAAGCCGCCGGCGTCGGCGTGCAACTCATCACCGGTTCGACCGAAAAGCCCTTCGGCTTTCGCGAGCAAGGTTTCTTTGGCTTTGGCGTCGGCGTGCTGGCGCGAGGAATTTACTGA
- a CDS encoding Gp138 family membrane-puncturing spike protein, whose product MNNAVTLMRRLIATELADVYTTLPGEVVAYDGTFVTARPALAKRLANGDVLPPPQVVRVPVCWPVGDVHGAQALISVPLAPGDAIKLSFSARALENWLAGDNGPPDDPRQFDLSDAFASPLLRPGTMAADTQNVSIQYGPGTLKLSPAGDLTFQVKTWTVQAEQTTFNTPVTIHGPLTYTQGMSGEGGQGGASMRIRGGVAYEGGVVTHNGKSIGDTHRHAHAGGTTEGPI is encoded by the coding sequence ATGAACAACGCGGTAACCCTCATGCGCCGTCTTATCGCGACGGAGCTGGCGGACGTCTACACGACGCTGCCGGGCGAAGTCGTTGCTTACGACGGCACGTTCGTCACGGCCCGCCCCGCGCTGGCCAAGCGGCTGGCCAATGGCGACGTCTTGCCGCCGCCGCAGGTGGTGCGCGTGCCGGTGTGCTGGCCGGTGGGCGATGTGCACGGCGCGCAGGCGCTGATCTCGGTGCCGCTGGCGCCGGGCGACGCGATCAAGCTGTCGTTCTCCGCCCGTGCGCTGGAGAACTGGCTGGCGGGCGATAACGGCCCGCCTGACGACCCGCGCCAGTTTGATTTGTCGGATGCATTTGCCTCGCCGCTGCTGCGGCCGGGCACAATGGCGGCCGATACGCAGAATGTCAGCATCCAGTACGGGCCGGGTACGTTGAAACTGTCGCCGGCCGGAGACCTGACTTTTCAAGTCAAAACCTGGACGGTGCAAGCGGAACAAACCACCTTCAACACACCGGTCACGATCCACGGGCCGCTGACCTATACGCAAGGCATGTCGGGCGAGGGCGGCCAGGGCGGCGCGTCGATGCGCATCCGCGGCGGCGTGGCCTATGAAGGCGGCGTGGTCACCCATAACGGCAAGAGCATCGGCGACACGCATCGCCACGCCCACGCGGGCGGCACGACCGAGGGGCCAATCTGA